The proteins below are encoded in one region of Thermus albus:
- a CDS encoding DUF4388 domain-containing protein, producing MLGEPSDYLGQPQGYLEGNLAEFPFAALVGALMGTGRTGRLLVRTPHLEGEVFLQNGQVIHARVRSGEKALEGEEALDLLVGLKRAPYRFEPEVLPPHTTLLGGLAVPARLAEAQVQWQGLSLPADWGYILRLPVKGGEVEIGPEALRVLAQVEGKRIAEVLLAPGALRLARILHTLLQMEALEAVPLVEVPPASLLVLPIYGPGSGVAFVDEGLYAEWARAIRHGFRLRLERLEALMEVRPRPNIPGRLGLLEEDLKRLRLRRGDKVEVVPEV from the coding sequence CCTCAGATTATCTCGGCCAGCCGCAAGGCTATCTTGAAGGCAACCTTGCAGAGTTCCCCTTTGCCGCCCTGGTGGGCGCCTTGATGGGCACTGGGCGCACTGGGCGGCTTCTCGTTCGGACCCCCCATCTGGAGGGTGAGGTCTTTTTGCAAAACGGTCAGGTGATCCACGCCCGGGTGCGATCGGGCGAAAAGGCCCTGGAGGGGGAGGAGGCCTTGGACCTTCTGGTGGGTCTCAAGCGGGCACCTTACCGCTTTGAGCCCGAGGTGTTGCCTCCCCACACCACCCTGCTGGGGGGGCTTGCGGTGCCCGCCCGGTTGGCCGAGGCCCAGGTGCAGTGGCAAGGCCTATCCCTTCCTGCCGACTGGGGCTATATCCTGCGCCTGCCTGTCAAGGGAGGGGAGGTGGAGATCGGTCCCGAGGCCTTGCGGGTCCTGGCCCAGGTGGAGGGGAAGCGGATTGCCGAGGTGCTTCTAGCCCCGGGGGCCTTGCGTTTGGCCCGCATCCTGCACACCCTTTTGCAGATGGAAGCCCTCGAGGCGGTGCCTCTAGTGGAGGTGCCGCCCGCTTCCCTTTTGGTCCTACCCATCTACGGCCCCGGGTCCGGGGTGGCCTTTGTGGATGAAGGGCTTTATGCGGAGTGGGCCCGGGCCATCCGCCATGGGTTCCGCCTTCGCCTAGAGCGCCTCGAGGCGTTGATGGAAGTGCGGCCCAGGCCCAACATCCCCGGTCGGCTGGGCCTGCTGGAGGAGGATCTCAAGCGCCTGCGCTTAAGGCGGGGGGATAAGGTGGAGGTGGTGCCGGAGGTGTAG